The following are encoded in a window of Ranitomeya variabilis isolate aRanVar5 chromosome 6, aRanVar5.hap1, whole genome shotgun sequence genomic DNA:
- the POP1 gene encoding ribonucleases P/MRP protein subunit POP1, whose product MSTAKEKKYAKRMRNQPSNVSLDQSDGHPHHEGRGSSFQPYRGCNPGSSGQQQRDAHQSRFHSRGGRGRGGHSESQTTPKYVTATMFAQARAAEINAMLKAVSQKSSNSLVFQTLPRHMRRRAMGHNIKRLPRRLREIAKKEMEKTVHQKKEQSKSKCRKALRRHGNLQLEFNRRQRKNIWLETHIWHTKRFHMLKKWGYCLADRPTMKSYRACYRAQSNHCLLQDLSYYCCVEVLGKEEDLVKALSRLCSVDTGPTFMAAPCISGRRQGSLVLYRADKYPSEALGHVSFIWKPRSVSETASDKRQLWIWMHPALKADCLKELRLVCVCEDRPDNFVSISEPAQPPPKEEPPARVTSAGRKRKLRDKEGEKAVPVKKIIGDGTRATPEPYYWTSTQTGITVRDLTMEIVRYRLVGPMSSCVLGDALHVAPLHKDTEDSGPHNWWSDYCQNPDDVLRHSSQESLFKLLKSLESPAQIPAGTILGLTVGDPRLNLPNKRTKSIPNLENYTDGEKVKSLVVAGVPVECTESLIWSSDVRSHVVDNKMSEQDINRLRSSLLVPGSKLQLGNHESKIPVLLIQQPGKATGKDRPGWGSGWDICLPKGWAMAFWIPLIYRGVRVGGQQQGLQHYRYMGAPNVPGDFPDTLAGVLSAQEAKAQLLEKYNRRPPAKRTNFIKHGVLAPFYCPWNQLTGEWQMRLPIGVELSKVKPQIDELETKVKTSPNNEEMELSAVNAGQETTLEEDTRRDFSVLRSKKILKMLSALVAPVGHGSKRPSDLRTHDLSSLLGSVLSDFPRSLVWVRLSMVTKGSPELHSLICIPSEQDFLNLQQDKSFAGPVEPKHGDRFKKKILKIKKDKKKKKVKTNDETDRNDATEEPSCSDDLTLGLWPSPLPALTTHCRRLLLGYVTQGDFSMVVGCGEGLGFVSLTGLAHMLSGQPEDKAGLVLIRNLTSLQYRFAKLTVEV is encoded by the exons ATGTCTACAGCAAAAGAAAAGAAATATGCCAAGCGAATGCGAAATCAGCCTTCTAATGTGAGTCTTGATCAGAGCGATGGCCATCCCCACCATGAAGGACGCGGCTCCTCCTTTCAACCGTACAGAG gaTGTAACCCTGGTTCCTCTGGCCAGCAGCAGAGGGATGCCCACCAGTCACGTTTCCACTCTAGGGGAGGTAGAGGAAGGGGGGGACACAGCGAGTCCCAGACAACTCCAAAATATGTGACTG CCACAATGTTTGCTCAGGCCCGTGCTGCAGAAATAAACGCCATGCTGAAGGCTGTCTCTCAGAAATCTTCCAACTCCCTGGTGTTTCAGACTTTACCCAGACACATGCGGAGGCGAGCCATGGGGCACAACATTAAACGACTGCCTAGAAGACTGCGTGAGATTGCGAAAAAAGAG ATGGAGAAAACTGTGCACCAGAAGAAAGAACAGTCAAAAAGCAAATGTCGTAAAGCACTTAGACGCCATGGCAATCTTCAGTTGGAGTTTAACCGAAGGCAGAGGAAGAACATCTGGCTGGAGACCCACATATGGCACACAAAGCGCTTTCACATGTTGAAGAAGTGGGGTTACTGCCTGGCAGACCGGCCGACAATGAAGAGTTACAGAGCGTGTTACCGCGCCCAGTCTAATCACTGTCTTCTCCAG GATCTGTCTTACTACTGTTGTGTGGAGGTATTGGGCAAAGAGGAAGATCTTGTGAAGGCGCTGTCCAGACTTTGCAGTGTAGATACAG GTCCAACATTTATGGCTGCCCCATGTATATCTGGGAGACGGCAGGGCTCCCTGGTCCTCTACAGAGCTGATAAATACCCATCGGAGGCACTCGGTCATGTCAGCTTTATCTGGAAGCCCAGGAGTGTTTCAGAAACCGCGAGTGATAAGAGACAGCTCTGGATATGGATGCACCCTGCTCTAAAAGCG GATTGCCTAAAGGAGCTGAGACTTGTTTGCGTGTGTGAAGACAGGCCTGACAACTTTGTAAGTATCTCAGAGCCAGCACAACCTCCTCCGAAGGAAGAGCCACCAGCAAGGGTGACCAGCGCAGGGAGAAAGAGGAAATTGCGCGACAAAGAAGGAGAAAAAGCTGTGCCTGTGAAAAAGATCATCGGGGATGGAACAAGGGCAACCCCTGAACCTTATTACTGGACCTCAACACAAACCGGCATTACCGTACG agaCCTGACAATGGAAATTGTACGCTATAGACTTGTTGGGCCAATGTCCAGCTGTGTGCTTGGTGATGCCCTGCATGTTGCCCCACTGCATAAG GACACTGAAGATTCAGGACCGCACAACTGGTGGTCAGATTATTGTCAAAATCCAGATGATGTTCTTCGTCATAGCAGTCAGGAATCTTTGTTTAAGTTACTGAAAA GCTTAGAGTCTCCCGCACAGATACCAGCTGGAACCATTTTGGGCCTCACTGTCGGGGATCCAAGGCTGAACTTGCCCAATAAAAGGACAAAATCCATTCCAAATCTAGAAAACTACACAG atggagagaaggtgaagTCCTTAGTGGTGGCAGGAGTTCCCGTGGAGTGCACGGAGAGTCTCATCTGGTCTTCTGATGTGCGATCGCACGTGGTGGATAATAAAATGTCAGAGCAG GATATTAACAGACTAAGGAGTTCGCTGCTTGTACCAGGTTCAAAGCTGCAGCTAGGCAATCATGAGTCCAAGATCCCGGTCCTGTTAATCCAGCAGCCTGGCAAGGCGACTGGTAAAGATCGCCCAGGATGGGGCAGCGGATGGGACATTTGCCTTCCAAAAGGATGGGCAATGGCCTTCTGGATTCCACTT ATTTACAGGGGTGTCCGGGTTGGGGGTCAACAGCAAGGGCTGCAACACTATAGATATATGGGGGCTCCAAATGTGCCAGGTGACTTCCCTGACACCCTTGCTGGAGTCCTGTCTGCACAGGAGGCTAAAGCCCAGCTGCTTGAAAAGTACAACAG ACGTCCACCCGCAAAGCGAACAAATTTTATCAAGCATGGTGTTTTGGCCCCTTTTTATTGCCCCTGGAATCAGCTCACAGGAGAATGGCAGATGCGGCTTCCCATTGGGGTGGAACTTTCTAAAGTGAAGCCACAGATCGATGAACTTGAGACCAAAGTAAAAACTTCTCCAAATAATGAAGAAATGGAGTTATCTGCAGTCAACGCTGGGCAGGAGACCACGCTGGAGGAGGACACGAGAAGAGACTTCTCTGTCCTAAG GAGTAAAAAGATCCTGAAGATGCTTTCTGCCCTTGTTGCTCCAGTTGGCCATGGAAGTAAAAGACCAAGTGATCTGCGTACTCACGACTTGTCCAGTCTATTGGGCTCCGTTCTGTCCGACTTCCCACGGTCCTTGGTTTGGGTCCGGCTGTCAATGGTGACTAAGGGGAGTCCCGAGCTCCACTCCTTGATCTGCATCCCATCTGAGCAGGACTTTCTTAACCTGCAACAAGACAAGTCATTCGCTGGTCCCGTGGAACCCAAACATGGGGATCGTTTTAAGAAGAAAATACTGAAAATTAAGAaggacaaaaagaaaaagaaagtaaAGACAAATGATGAAACGGACAGAAATGATGCCACAGAAGAGCCCTCGTGTAGTGATGACCTGACGCTAGGGCTCTGGCCTAGTCCTCTACCGGCGCTCACCACACACTGCAGGCGGCTGCTTCTAGGTTATGTAACCCAAGGAGATTTCTCCATGGTTGTGGGATGTGGCGAGGGCTTAGGCTTTGTTAGTTTAACGGGACTAGCACACATGTTATCTGGTCAACCTGAAGACAAGGCTGGACTTGTGCTAATTAGGAACCTCACGTCCCTTCAGTATAGATTTGCTAAATTGACCGTTGAGGTATAA